The following proteins come from a genomic window of Candidatus Bipolaricaulis sibiricus:
- a CDS encoding LSU ribosomal protein L20p produces the protein MRVPGGVKHGRRRRKVLKLAKGFQGKRGSCYRIAKQSVIKALRHQYVSRKLEKRVMRQLWMIRIGAATRTHGVSYSSFMGGLRKAGVGLNRKMLADLAHRDPETFSQVVAIAKGTEHV, from the coding sequence ATGCGAGTTCCAGGTGGGGTGAAGCATGGCCGGCGACGGCGCAAGGTTCTGAAGCTGGCCAAGGGGTTCCAGGGTAAGCGCGGATCATGCTACCGCATCGCCAAGCAGTCCGTGATCAAGGCGTTGCGGCACCAGTACGTGTCGCGAAAGCTCGAGAAACGCGTGATGCGTCAGCTGTGGATGATCCGGATCGGCGCTGCTACTCGCACGCACGGGGTTTCGTACTCCAGTTTCATGGGGGGATTGCGCAAGGCCGGCGTGGGACTGAACCGCAAGATGCTGGCCGACCTCGCCCACCGTGATCCGGAGACCTTCTCTCAGGTAGTTGCGATCGCGAAGGGGACCGAGCACGTCTAG
- a CDS encoding LSU ribosomal protein L35p codes for MKTRTHRASAKRFKVSATGRIFHQRANRKHKLSKMRPQYRREAGRPAEVLGADRKRLRRILNI; via the coding sequence TTGAAGACAAGAACGCACAGAGCGTCAGCGAAGAGGTTTAAGGTTTCGGCAACAGGGAGGATCTTCCATCAGCGTGCTAATCGGAAGCACAAGCTGTCGAAGATGAGGCCTCAGTACCGCCGCGAGGCGGGTCGACCCGCCGAGGTGCTGGGCGCCGATCGCAAGCGACTGCGGCGCATACTGAACATCTAG
- a CDS encoding Translation initiation factor 3 — protein sequence MLPIDRALALAREKGLDLVEVAPEANPVVCKIVNYGKYRYQQGKREKKQQKASRLKEVKFTIQTGEHDFQTKLARIREFLEDGHKVRVSVFFKGRQIIHTAKGEEILARVATATEDMAKVDQDTMSKGRTLQMLLVPLPRKGGRVEDKNAQSVSEEV from the coding sequence GTGCTGCCCATTGACCGGGCACTGGCCCTGGCGCGCGAGAAGGGGCTTGATCTCGTGGAGGTGGCCCCGGAGGCGAATCCGGTTGTCTGCAAGATCGTGAACTACGGGAAGTACCGATACCAACAGGGCAAGCGGGAGAAGAAGCAGCAGAAGGCGTCGCGGCTCAAAGAGGTGAAGTTCACGATCCAGACTGGGGAACATGACTTCCAGACGAAGCTTGCGCGGATCCGCGAGTTCCTCGAAGACGGCCACAAGGTGCGCGTATCCGTGTTCTTCAAGGGACGCCAGATCATCCACACCGCGAAGGGCGAGGAGATCCTGGCCCGCGTAGCGACCGCCACGGAGGACATGGCCAAGGTAGACCAGGATACGATGAGCAAGGGAAGGACCCTGCAGATGTTGCTTGTCCCCCTTCCCCGCAAAGGAGGACGCGTTGAAGACAAGAACGCACAGAGCGTCAGCGAAGAGGTTTAA
- a CDS encoding Nicotinate-nucleotide adenylyltransferase produces MQGRTGLFGGTFNPIHTGHLRVAEEALRQFGLREVVFIPTGCPPHRTVDEGTPAETRYTLVCLAVKDRPRFSVSRIEVDRPGPSYTVDTVAAMKELHPEGVAYIVGADIFARIETWRDWRRLLESCPFIVAPRPGASPAQFHRPPFTAAEVHVLNMPLISISSSELRRRYREGMPTAGMIPTEVDRWIREHGLYGVAARREGG; encoded by the coding sequence TTGCAGGGTAGAACCGGGCTGTTCGGCGGCACGTTTAACCCCATTCACACAGGCCACCTGCGCGTGGCCGAGGAGGCGCTGCGGCAGTTCGGGCTGCGAGAGGTGGTGTTCATTCCTACCGGCTGCCCCCCTCACCGCACCGTAGACGAGGGCACACCTGCGGAGACACGGTACACGCTGGTCTGCCTCGCAGTGAAGGACCGTCCACGGTTCTCCGTGTCCCGCATCGAGGTCGACCGGCCCGGCCCGTCCTACACCGTGGACACCGTCGCCGCAATGAAGGAACTCCACCCTGAGGGCGTGGCCTACATCGTGGGGGCGGACATCTTCGCCCGCATCGAGACCTGGCGCGATTGGAGGAGGCTCTTGGAGAGCTGTCCGTTTATCGTCGCTCCCCGCCCTGGAGCCTCACCCGCCCAGTTCCACCGCCCCCCGTTCACCGCCGCCGAGGTTCACGTGCTCAACATGCCCCTCATCTCCATCTCCTCTTCCGAGCTCCGCCGCCGCTATCGTGAAGGAATGCCGACTGCGGGGATGATCCCCACTGAGGTGGATCGCTGGATCCGCGAACACGGGCTGTACGGCGTGGCCGCCCGGCGCGAGGGCGGCTAG